GATTGCTTGATTGTATTGCTCACACAATTGGCTCATTAATTCCGGAGTTAGAAATGCAGGTGCAGGCACAAACCGGACCCGTTCCTTGCCATCAAAATCCTTTTCTGTTATTAGGTTATCGACGCTTTTATATTTTCCCTTGTAACTTTTAGCTGAATAATTATAAAGGTTTTTATGTAATGTCAAAATATCATTGGGTATAACTTTAATGTAATCATGACTATCGTGAATCAACTTCAATACATCTCTGTAGCCTGCTATTTCTTCCTCATCTCTGTTTCGAGGCGTGCTCTTCTCCTCCATTATTTCTCTTAAACGTCCATTCGTCGTTGATATACCTTCAATTTTATTTGAAGATTCTGTACTTTGAATTAAAGCCATATCTGTCAATTTCCCCAGTATTTCCGGTTTCGCAGCAATGTACAGTTCTTGCTTACCTTTATATTCATGTATTTTTGTCAACATATTCAATAAGTCATAGCTAAGCGTTAATTTTTCTAAATTTCTGTAATCGAACTCTTTCACCGCCACTCACCTCTTTTCTCCGCCATTTTACCCTTTTTGGCGGAGAAAGACAAGATATGGCGGAGTAATTTTCCATGTAGTAGGTGTTCCGAGATGACTCATCTTTCCCCACAAAAAAAGCACCCCTAGTTCAGAGGCGCTCATTTCTACTTATTCACTTAACGTATCAACCTTGCTTGTTATCTCACTCAATGTAAACCCAAGCCCATCCCAAGCTTCGCTACTCTCAAATGACTCAATAACAAACGTATACTCATAGACTTCATCCAGGTTATCGCGACCTGATGCTGATGTGTAGCGCGTTGTTCGTTCAAAGTCCATTGTGACTGTGTACAAATTTACATCCGTTTGTATCATATCTGTAATTTGCAGGGACCAATCCAAGTTTTCCGTATCAGTGATTCGAACAGCTGATCCACAATGGTGAGGATGGGAATGAAAAGGACTTGCATATCGATTGAACTAAAAGGATTCTTATGTTGAAAAACGTATTTATTTTAGCTTTGATGGCTTTACGAAATCGGAAGTATCGGGCACTAACTATTAAAAAACGGATAAATAGTGTTTTTATTGAAATTCCTCACACTGGTATAATATTTGACGATAGGGGGTTCGAATCCCTCAGGCGACGTTATCGTTCATTCCTGCTTTCCACTGCATCTACGCAAACTTCGGTATTTTCAGCTACCTCACCGTAGTTTGGTTCAACTATATTATTGTGATCGTTTTTTTCTAGATCGAGCGGTCCTTTTCACTTTAAAAAGCGTTATTCATTTAACGTATCTACCTTGCTAACGATCTCACTCAACGTAAATCCAATTCCTTCCCATGATTCACTATTTTCAAACGACTCAACAACAAACTCGTATTCATACGCTTCATCCAGGTTATCGCGTCCGGATGCTGATGTATAGCGTGTTGTTAGTTTGAAGTCCATTTTGACGTTGTACAGGTGGACGTCTGTTTGTGTCACGTCGGTAATTTTCAAAGACCAATCCAAGTCTTGGGCATCGGCATTGCCACGGAACACTTCTGCGTATTCAGTGAAACGGGTGTACAATTCATTGTCTTTGCCACCTGTTAAATACTTGGCCAGCTCTTCATTGTCCTCTTCATCCAAATCTTCGCCGTCTCCTTCAGACATAGAGACAATTTTTCGTGTCAATGGGCCGAATAATTGATCCACAACAGTTTGATCACCAAAGTCGTTTGCAAAATAGAGGTAATAGTCTCTCTCGAAATCATCCAGAGTAATGGCTTCCGATTTCATAACGCCAGATGGGAAATCAATTCCCAGTTCCAAGATCAAATCTTCCGACCACGAAATGGGGCCGAATTCGCCATAACTATCCGTCAACGTTCCAATTTTTTCTCCGCCCAAGTAAACATCGGGTGTATCTTGATTACTCGTGACGCTGAACTCGACGCCTTCAATTGGCAAGTAGACTTCCGTTCCTTCATTGTGTAAAACGGTTATATCGGTTTTATTTGCGAATTCGTAGCCATTGATTTCAGCTGCCGCATCGACTGCGAAAATTCCTGGTGCGTAAGGCCCCACTTCTGTCCTGAAACTATCCACATTTGAAACGAAGACCTCTTCGCCGTTGACATGTATCGCTGCGTCCGCAATGTTCACACTCACGTTAAAGTAAACGGGATTCAAAACGAGGTCGTATTTGTCAAAAAATAGCATCGTTTTGCCATTCTGCTCCAAGTAGATTTCATCTGAAACCCAGAGACTGTCTTGTCTCAGCGAGCCACCCAACGCGCTGACGTAGCTCTTATTTTCAGTCAGGTAATTTGCGTAGGGTGTAACGGATTCTTTCGTTATTTTGAAATGTGGATCGTGAGAAACGACTATTTTCGCAATCTTACTTGCGTCTCCTGATGCTAATACTTCGATGTAGTGATTCACCTGGTTCTCTTTGCTATAGGCTTTTTCACCCATTTTAAAACCACCGAACGCGACTAGTAAAACGATCAGGGTAGCACCAGCAATTATTTTTTGTGTTTTCGTAAGAGCTGGTTTGTTTAATGTGACCGTTTTTTTTGTGCGTTTTTCTTCTACCACGCCGTTAAAGTCGTGCCCACACTCACTACAAAAGCGCGTATCTTTTTCATTTTCTGTTCCACAATTTGGACAAAATTTCATATCGATTCTCTCTCCTATCTACTAAAAAAATTCGTACATGAGTTCTTCAAAGATATTAATCCCACTAAAATCTTTGATAAACATACCTAGGAGAATACGTCCGATAATCATCACTAGGATTAAATAGCCTATATTTCCCATAATAGTCGTAATGAAAGAATCGACTTTGCTATGATTTTCAGTGCTGTAAAGGTACACGTTGAACGCTGCAACGTTGATAATTCCGGTTAAACCAATTAACAGGAGAATAATATCCATTAGTCCAAATGGCGATAGTAAGCTAAATACGAAAACCAACGCCCAAATGAACACATTTAAGGATAAAAGTCCGCCTAACTGTGCCGTTACTTGGCCAAACGTGATCGGGTTCTTTTTGATAAAACGGACCACGAGGTAGCCAATTAAAATGGGACACAGGGTCGCTACTGTTTGAACCACGAATACTTTTATGAAATCAATAAAACTGAGGTACATATATGTGTCATTTAGGAAAACAGCCAGAGTCAGCGTCGTCAACAATGATAGAACGGCGATTTGAATCCACCCCATCAGCGCTTTGCTGTTGGCAAAACTAGAGCTCGGATTCACTGCTGATTGCAGAAGGTATTGCCAGTAGTTGCCCATTCGCTCTTTAACATTTGTTAAGTCGATATTAGGTGCGGTAATCGTGATCTGACTTGTGGGCGCTTGTGCTTTTTGATTAGCGGCTTGTTCTGTTAAAGGTGTCCCACATTCCGTACAGAATTTGTTACCTTCTTTTATTTCAGCTTGACAGTTTGGACAAATAATCATTTTTTGTTGCTCCTTCTTTGTTATAAATTTCTATTCAAATGTTACAATGGCAGTTATTTGCTGCGTGTCATCATTGTAAACACCGAGACTGCCATTACCTGTGTATGTATAGTAGAAATAGATGGGCGTATCGGATAGGTATTCAGTGGCTTTTACGGTAATGATATCATCTGCGTAAGTGATGGCTTGAATCAACCATTGAATGGCTTTTGTTTGCGGATTGCCGTCACCCGTGTCTGTTTCGCGGTAATACCACAGCTCCCCAATCCCTGGAAGGTTCGTGTCGGGATTTTTCTCGAGAAAACTATAAATAATTTTTGAGTCTGCTACATAATCTGTCGTCCGCTTACCAAGCATATAACGAGCAGGATTGGTTTCTAACAAGGCTAAATCGTTCTCGCGCAGTTGGTAATGGTTGGATGCAGATTTCCCTTTTTCTTCGAGCATTTCATAGTCCTCGGTAAATTCACCGGCATTTTCTTGATAGTAAAATTCAAGCGTTGGATCATTTGCGAATACAACGACTTTCTGGTCTGGTGACTCTTCCAAGGTCATATCAAACGTGTAAGGTTCGAAATCCGCCGGTTCATACCCATGTAGCGGTTGGGCTGTAATAGTCGCCACTTTGCCGTTCACTTCCGCTGAAATAAAACGCGCAGCATTCAGCTCGCCATGATTAATGGCCGAAATTACCAGTTCGCTACTCAGATAAATTAAGGGTTTACCCATCCGGTCTTCGGAGTTTGAAACGGCTGAATAGTTCGTCCATAGGCCATAGAAATCTTCAAGTGTGATGTTCTTGTATTTTTCAGTTGCGATGGCTTCTTGCAAAGTTCTCAAACTTTTCAGCGTTTCTGGAAAGTAGGCTTCTACCGCCCCAACGTGTTCGCTTCTCACATCCAGGTGTTTATCGGCGCCGATATAATCTCCTTCGTCGAGCGCTGTTTGGGCTGCTTGGATGGCTTGTTCCAGTTGCACCGCCTGATCAATCAGGGCAATAATTCTTTCATTTTTATCGCGGTAATTCTGATAGAGTCCACCGATACGGGCCAATGGTAATTCGGAAATGTTTTCGGTGATTTGTTGAAGTTTATTTTTGTCTTTATTTTTAATTGCTTGTAAGTATTTAGCGTTTTGTTCATTTAATTTTGAATAATGGATGAATAATTTCGAATCGGGTTGTAACTGTTTAATTTCTAATAATAGCTCTGTTGTGGATGAATCAGCACTATTTTCTGTTGCTTTGAGTTCATCAATCACAGCGTCAAATAAAGTGATATAGTCTATTGCTGTGGATCCAGGGGGTACTGCTAGGACAAATTCTGCCTGATCGCCAGTCGCATAAATGATTTCTAGCATGTTTTCAACCACATAGAAGGACATCTTACGTTCCATATCAGCTAAATAAGCAATGGCCTCTGGTTCATTGGCATAAATGAGGTAATTCTCTTTCTCTCTTTCAACTGTAAAGCCGCGGTCTGAAAAGTACGTCATATCTTCTGACGATTGGATAGGCATATATATTTCAGCTCTTTTGGGTGTACTTACTTCGTATGGCTCATCTGCCGATTGCGGTTTTTCGAATTCGTAGAAAATAGTGATTGTTGAACCTGTTTTTGAATCCAAAGAACTGACTGTTAATTCTTTTTTATTGGGAATGGTTAGAGTAATTAAATTACCTTTATTTCCATCAATCACCCATTCGCCTTTAATGGATCCCAAAACATTCGTTCCAATGAAAACAGTGATCAGAATAAGCGTGATAATGAGCGCACCCAAAACGATTGGTTTCTTTGCGCGTTTTGTTTGCTGAACCAGCTGGTGGCCGCAATTTTCACAAAACTTATCTCCCATGTTCGTACCTATAGAACAATTCGGACATTTTTGTTTCAATTATTCTCTCTCCTTTCGAATTATTTAAACCACCTTAAGTATAGCAAAATAAAATGTTTTGCGAGCATTTTATCATGAATTATTATCTTTATATTTTTAATAATATACATATACGCGCATTCTGTTCAAGACTTTGATAGAGTGTTCTGACCTTTGTTTGATATAATGAAACATATCGTTCAAAAGTTAAGGTGGTTACATAAAATGTTTACGTATAAAAAGTTTTTGGGTTTCGCTTTACCTGTGCTGCTCCTGGCTGGCTGTGGTAACGAAGCTGTTGAGGAATCAGTATCTTCAGTGGTAGAGAGTCGTGTGTCTTCTTCAGAGGTTGAAATCGAAGAGCCGGTTGTGAGCCGCGAAGAGGAAATGTTGGCGGAGATGACGTTGGAAGAGAAAGTCGGTCAAATGTTCTTGGCGCGCTATCCGGATGTGGATTCGGTTTATTACGCGCGTGATTATGAGTTGGGTGGGTATATTTGGTTTGCGAAGGATTTTGAAGCGAAGGATCCGGCGCTAGTAAATGATGAAATTGCGTCCATTCAAGCGGAAATGCCGATTGATTTATTTATGGCGGTGGACGAAGAAGGCGGCGACGTGGTGCGGATTAGTTCGTTCCCGCAGTACCGCTCGGTTCCTTTTTCAACGCCGAGAGCTGCGTTTGACGAAGGTGGTTGGGACGGCGTGGAGGCTTTTGCGCTGGAGCAAGTTGCGCTGCTGAAAGAGTTGGGATTTAATTTGAACTTGGCACCGGTCGTTGATGTGGCGAGTGGTCCGGATGATTTTATTTACCATCGTGCCTTTTCGACTGATGTTGCGGAAGTTTCGCAGTTTGCGGAGGTTTTTGTTTCCGCGTATAAAGATGCGAATATGGGGACGGTGCTGAAGCATTTCCCAGGTTACGGAAGCAATGTGGACACGCACACAGGGGTTGCTTACGATGATCGGT
This genomic interval from Jeotgalibaca porci contains the following:
- a CDS encoding Fic family protein, which codes for MKEFDYRNLEKLTLSYDLLNMLTKIHEYKGKQELYIAAKPEILGKLTDMALIQSTESSNKIEGISTTNGRLREIMEEKSTPRNRDEEEIAGYRDVLKLIHDSHDYIKVIPNDILTLHKNLYNYSAKSYKGKYKSVDNLITEKDFDGKERVRFVPAPAFLTPELMSQLCEQYNQAISKSEIDPLLLIPCFILDFLSIHPFSDGNGRMSRLLTLLLLYKSGYLVGKYISIEKLIETSKQTYYESLKASSFGWSENEQDYTPFVRYLLGVILRAYEGFTERFEVVINQELTPSERLLETLQKSFEPLSRAELEELLPEISRRTIERALSVLQSDNVIEKIGKGRSTKYQFIN
- a CDS encoding zinc ribbon domain-containing protein, which encodes MKFCPNCGTENEKDTRFCSECGHDFNGVVEEKRTKKTVTLNKPALTKTQKIIAGATLIVLLVAFGGFKMGEKAYSKENQVNHYIEVLASGDASKIAKIVVSHDPHFKITKESVTPYANYLTENKSYVSALGGSLRQDSLWVSDEIYLEQNGKTMLFFDKYDLVLNPVYFNVSVNIADAAIHVNGEEVFVSNVDSFRTEVGPYAPGIFAVDAAAEINGYEFANKTDITVLHNEGTEVYLPIEGVEFSVTSNQDTPDVYLGGEKIGTLTDSYGEFGPISWSEDLILELGIDFPSGVMKSEAITLDDFERDYYLYFANDFGDQTVVDQLFGPLTRKIVSMSEGDGEDLDEEDNEELAKYLTGGKDNELYTRFTEYAEVFRGNADAQDLDWSLKITDVTQTDVHLYNVKMDFKLTTRYTSASGRDNLDEAYEYEFVVESFENSESWEGIGFTLSEIVSKVDTLNE
- a CDS encoding zinc ribbon domain-containing protein, producing MIICPNCQAEIKEGNKFCTECGTPLTEQAANQKAQAPTSQITITAPNIDLTNVKERMGNYWQYLLQSAVNPSSSFANSKALMGWIQIAVLSLLTTLTLAVFLNDTYMYLSFIDFIKVFVVQTVATLCPILIGYLVVRFIKKNPITFGQVTAQLGGLLSLNVFIWALVFVFSLLSPFGLMDIILLLIGLTGIINVAAFNVYLYSTENHSKVDSFITTIMGNIGYLILVMIIGRILLGMFIKDFSGINIFEELMYEFF
- a CDS encoding zinc ribbon domain-containing protein, encoding MKQKCPNCSIGTNMGDKFCENCGHQLVQQTKRAKKPIVLGALIITLILITVFIGTNVLGSIKGEWVIDGNKGNLITLTIPNKKELTVSSLDSKTGSTITIFYEFEKPQSADEPYEVSTPKRAEIYMPIQSSEDMTYFSDRGFTVEREKENYLIYANEPEAIAYLADMERKMSFYVVENMLEIIYATGDQAEFVLAVPPGSTAIDYITLFDAVIDELKATENSADSSTTELLLEIKQLQPDSKLFIHYSKLNEQNAKYLQAIKNKDKNKLQQITENISELPLARIGGLYQNYRDKNERIIALIDQAVQLEQAIQAAQTALDEGDYIGADKHLDVRSEHVGAVEAYFPETLKSLRTLQEAIATEKYKNITLEDFYGLWTNYSAVSNSEDRMGKPLIYLSSELVISAINHGELNAARFISAEVNGKVATITAQPLHGYEPADFEPYTFDMTLEESPDQKVVVFANDPTLEFYYQENAGEFTEDYEMLEEKGKSASNHYQLRENDLALLETNPARYMLGKRTTDYVADSKIIYSFLEKNPDTNLPGIGELWYYRETDTGDGNPQTKAIQWLIQAITYADDIITVKATEYLSDTPIYFYYTYTGNGSLGVYNDDTQQITAIVTFE
- a CDS encoding glycoside hydrolase family 3 protein, whose amino-acid sequence is MFTYKKFLGFALPVLLLAGCGNEAVEESVSSVVESRVSSSEVEIEEPVVSREEEMLAEMTLEEKVGQMFLARYPDVDSVYYARDYELGGYIWFAKDFEAKDPALVNDEIASIQAEMPIDLFMAVDEEGGDVVRISSFPQYRSVPFSTPRAAFDEGGWDGVEAFALEQVALLKELGFNLNLAPVVDVASGPDDFIYHRAFSTDVAEVSQFAEVFVSAYKDANMGTVLKHFPGYGSNVDTHTGVAYDDRSLEALKERDLVPFQVGIANGSEAVLVAHNVMEAIDPDWPATLSPRVIAILREDMGFEGIIMTDDLVMDGLQAFATPEEAAVLAVLAGNDVLISSDFMVQIPAVLDAVEDGRISEELIDAAVLRILKVKSEMGIL